The Poseidonibacter antarcticus genome includes the window GGATATTCTCTTTCTATATTTAAATTATCATCAAGTATTCCATGAAATGTGATAGCAATAGTTCCATAATTATATTCTTTTTTAAATTATAGAATTCTATATTTGTAGTTAAAGGATTAGCATATTCAATGATTTTTTTTTGTTTTTTTTCAGTATTGTTAAAAATATCAAATTTTATCCATACATTAAAATTAGGAGAGTATCCAAATTCTAAATATTCTTTATAATTTCTTGAGAAGTTTATTCTATTTTCTTTAATATCTTTTATATCAATTTTTCTACTACTATCAATATAGATATATGAATCAATTAGTATATTTTTTCTACTTCTATTTTTATCTAATTTTATTTCAGCAAAAAGAAAACTAAATAAAGATAAAAATAATACTTTCAAAATATATCTCTTAATAAAATATTTAAGAAGGCTTTACACCAGTTAGTAAAAATATAGGATATTTTCCATAAGGTTTTTCTGCAACACTTACTGTTTCAATTTTTAAATCTACAAAACCAATACTTTTTGCAAGATTAAAGAAATACTCTTTATCAAAACCAAAATGATAAACTCCTGTATCTTCTGTATGAAAACTTCCATCCTCCAGTTCTAAGTCAGAAAGTGCAATAATTCCTCCAGCTTTTAACATTTTTAAAAATTTTCCCATTAGAGATTTTACATCTTTAACATGATGTATTGTCATTGAAGAAATTATTCCATCTAAAGGTTCTACTGATATTTCTTCAAATATTATATTCTTTGATACAATTTCTACATCACATATGAATTTTTTTTCCTTGATTTTTTCTTCTAGCTTTTGATTCATTGTCTTTGAAATATCATTTGCAATAATTTTTTTTATATCTTTTGAAATATATTCAGTTAATAAACCTGTACCAGAACCAAAATCTAAAAAAACATGATTTGAATTTAAATTAATTGCTTTCTTTATTCCTAAAGCTATATTTTTTACATTGTCTACTCTTTTAACATCATTCTCATAAACTTGTGATTTCTTATTAAAAAAATCTTTTTCTTTCATAATTTACCTTTATTTAAAGATTATAATAATTAATCATCTATTTTAATTATAATATAATAAAAAATTATAATTAAACAAATATTATTTAAAAATTATGTATATATTATAAGAATTGTAAAAAATTTACACAAATAATTGATCTAAAAAATAAATAAAAGATTGTTTAATATTATACTTCTAACTTATTATAAATACTAAA containing:
- a CDS encoding 7TMR-DISMED2 domain-containing protein yields the protein MKVLFLSLFSFLFAEIKLDKNRSRKNILIDSYIYIDSSRKIDIKDIKENRINFSRNYKEYLEFGYSPNFNVWIKFDIFNNTEKKQKKIIEYANPLTTNIEFYNLKKNIIMELLLSHFMEYLMII
- a CDS encoding class I SAM-dependent methyltransferase — translated: MKEKDFFNKKSQVYENDVKRVDNVKNIALGIKKAINLNSNHVFLDFGSGTGLLTEYISKDIKKIIANDISKTMNQKLEEKIKEKKFICDVEIVSKNIIFEEISVEPLDGIISSMTIHHVKDVKSLMGKFLKMLKAGGIIALSDLELEDGSFHTEDTGVYHFGFDKEYFFNLAKSIGFVDLKIETVSVAEKPYGKYPIFLLTGVKPS